tgttttcatagttaaaggatagaaacttgagattgcagcataccttgagtggaaaatagtcgttcgGCCTGAGAAAAAATAGAAAGTTGAGAGCTTAAGAACGAAATGGTACAGGATAAAAATTACTTGAGTGCACGTTTAAAAATTGGGCCAAACTTTGGCCCGAAATGTtgtcaaaattgaaaatgataaagaattattaatcCAAATTATGTACATTTCAAAGATAACTTAAATTTCAAAGATAAGAATGAGTTCcataaacttttttcaaaacaaaaagatgaatgaaaatgatgaaaatcaaAATGTACACATTGAAATAGAACTCCTTCAAATCAcaagttattttatttgtgtgtGAAGAGTGCAGAGTTTGTCTCAAATTTGTCAATGGCTGCTTCTCATTTGTCATTctaggggagaaaaaaaaatcttgatttgaaatgaaatattttgttttcaagaagagaagatgaaaaggaaaaataaaaggtattttactaaaataaaataaaatatgaataataataataaaagattagcCTCTGGGAGCATTGTTTATAGATTTTACAAAATACTTTATTAAGaggaaattaaacaaaaacaatgatTTTTGGTTATAACAAAGGGTTTTCTTATTTTCACATTGAAAACTtagaaaaagtgattttttttttatatatatatttaaagagtaaattacattttcacacCGAAAATTTGACTTAAGAACACTTTTCCACCTCAagatgacataaataatatattttcacctaaaatcaaattttgattttaaaaaaaaataaaaaacccaatTTCTCCTCCCATGTTTACTTCCTTTATTTGTTATCTCATCTTACTTAAACTCTAATTTCTTTTCCTATATTTACTTCCTTTATTTTCCGGCCAACTTAAATTCTAccgatatttatattttttatcccGGTTagaacttttaaatataaaatttagattcaaatttttacctcaattatttaactttaaaaaatttattttaaaaaaataaatttacatattttatcaaacttgattataaaattttattgattgttttttttttcttatttttccttacCAATTAGATCAAGTCAACgattataaaaattagaaaatcattaaaaatgtaattgacCATCAGTGACATGAAAATCTATCGCTAATTTGCCACTTAGTACGGTTGTTTATACGTTTCAACGTTTTAATCAACAAAACTCTTAATTACATGCACGTATTAAGGTCTTCTCTCCTCTGTCTTCAACCCACACTAGCTTGACAATTATTTCTGCTTGGTTTTTCTTCCCCGTTGGGCCCATGTGATGTGATTTGTTTATTGAAGATAAGTTACTGATAATAACCAAAATTCAATGGCTATGAGCCCTCACTTTCATACTTAGATAAAGAAAAAGTCGGTGTTGGAGTTTTCAAATACccaattgaataataaattaatatatgtttgaaTTACATAAGATGGGTAAcaccaatgtttttaaaattaggttggtaatcaaactaatcattttattaGCTTAGAGTTCaactaatttaattgaataatcaatcagtttattttcaaattattaagtattttttaaataatatcaaatatttatcatatttttgaaatatgaaatatataaaatataatttcaaatatattaattaaataatcaacaCTTCGTTATACagataaagaaaaaactaattacaaattatGAGTTTTGAATAGTTTTTTCGAGTCAACAGATTTGTTAGATTTAATGAATTACaaacaaatcaatatttatatatgaattgaattaaattatagattaGTTTACAGTTTAATTGATCGAACCAATcgaattgattcaattttaaaaacactgaaTACAATTTACTGAAGGACCAATGTTCCCTTGGCTAAGTTCCTCAATGTTTAGTGATATTAGAggcttcaaaaagaaaaatatatacatcCTTGTAATTAAGAAGACTCACAGGTTTTGAAATGAAACATTTGCACTCTTGTGATTGTGTGTTTCTCTTACCTTGATGATAAGTTATTCTTAACAAGTATCCTTCGATTAAAGGGtataaatattctattttaaaatctatGGATCTTTTGATTCTTTTACTTAACCTCATGGGTGTCCATGTAAAGCCTTGTCGTAGTTGAGTTGGGGAGGTGTGCTTATGCTAGCATGGTCCTGTATTAATCGTTTCTTTACAAGAAAGCTAATGATCAGGAAGCCTCAGACAATTTTGAGAAGTGTTGTTTTAATTTATCGCCAGTTGTTACATGTGCAGAAAAATGTCAAGTAATTCACGTTATGATGTTCACTCACAAGTCCCTTTCCGATTTATGATTCATCAGGCATAGGAATTTCCCTTCTTAGAATGTTTTTTTTCAGTCGATGAATGGAGAAGTTGCATCCTTTAGGACATAATATTTCCAAACTCTTCTACTTGTGAACTGAAAACTGCAGATAAGTAACTATTCAACAGATTTTACCTGATGCTGTAAGTTTTATAACATAATGGCAGTGATAATGATTCTCAGAATATGCTGTCTTGTAAATGATTAAGCCATTGCAGATGCCACATTTTTCGAATTTTGGGCTGCAAAGTCAAATATGTTAGTTCTTTATTATTTTGGCATGATGGCTTATATTATTGCCAATGGATAATTCTCTTTCATGCTGATACAGCTCAgagatttatattttcaaaacttaatatgaAATTGTGAATGACTATTTCATATGAATCATTAAAAGTTGATAAAAAGCAGAAAGATTATTGATTGATTgttcattatttaatatcatacaTTAGTTGGCCTAATGGTCTCAAGTGACACAAacacagaaagaaagaaagcaaaaatTCTTCTCTACAAATTTACAACCCATTTGTTTATAATGTCTCCTTGGCATACACATTCCAGCTTCTTTATTCACCCTCTATATACAATTTGCAAAGGACTGATTTCCCACAAGAACAAGAAATTCAGAAGACGCAAGTGGGCATCTCAATTGAAGAGTACATACAAAGAAATCTTTTAGACTCAGTTGTCACCAGTGTGTAGAGAAACTGAAGTATGAAGACCGAtgagaattgaattcaaaaatagCACGGATAAATTGTATTCTTTAGATCATACTTCAATCAAAAGTTTCCCATTTTGTGGTGACAACAACAGATGGCGTATATGCCATTGGTTGTTGTTGCTGCACTGGCCTTTGCTCTGTCAAATTCTTCTGCTTTAATTGCACCTTATGCTTCTGCAATGGTTTTGGTATATTATCTTTTTGCTGAGGTGGGATTTTGCCTGCTTTGCTGCCAAGCTTGGAATTGTTTAGCTTTAAAATATCAAGAATTTCAATGTACTTTTGAACTCTCCTTTCCTTGAACAATAACAAGAATCAATAAGCTTTCTGCTTTAGTATGTAAcaataaagaaatacaaatgcCAGAGTACCTGCACACTCTTTTGCAACTTTAGATCTCCTTCAATTGAAATTTCATCCAATTTAACCAATTCTGTCATCAGCATTccaatcaaattatcaaaatctttatcTGTGATTCTGTCCCCTCTACAAGCACTAGCTTCCAAAACTGTAACCTACCCATTTgagcaaaaaagaaaagaaaagaaatgtgttcttatcaaaattttgcaACTGATTTTTGCCAAGAGACTATcagataaatgaaaaagaacAGAAGTTACACGCTCAGCAAATTTGTCGACTTGCAGTCGGATTTGGGACAACAATTTTGAAGCCTTTTCAATGTTAGCATTTCTGATCATCTCTAGGCACCGCCTTTCTCTGCTTGCAATGTCTTCAACTAACACCATTCTCGATCCATTTTTCACTCCTGCGACATCTAAATACTCTTTAGaatctctcactttctttttgtATATCAACTTCTGATCCTGATGGTGTAATCCAGTATGTTCTGCAAGCGTTTTCTTCAATTCACCTGCCATATACAAGACTTAAACTCCACTCATTATCTCATTTGAAACAAAGAAAACTGACTAAAAAGATTAAGAATTTGCCATTACCAAAACTTGCTATGGAATTGGCACAGACTTCATGATATGTAGAGCCAAATTTAACTCTAACTTTAATGGTGGGAACTGTAACAGATTGATTAGAGTCTAAATTCCTCTTTTGAACCAACATTCCTCCAGGCCTAATTTCCCATTCTTCAACATTCATACCAACTTTACCAGTACCCCCAGAACTCTTTTTTCTTGGGAATGAAAGCATCCCTTTAGCCTTTTCACTTCACAGGCTCCGtgtataaaattttcttgatgaAATTATGGAGGATGTTAAAAATCAGAAAAAGATAAGAGGAACTTTAAAAGTCACAGCATGAGAAAGAGGGAAAACTTCATGGCAAGATAAGAAGTAAGTATATCCATATGTAAATGTAATGAAATGAGAAAAGCTGAGAGAGAATTGAgttgaaaggaaaaagaatagGAAGCAAAGAGAAGAAtctacaaaagaaaattatcataatgGATTGGTTGTGTTTTTGGAAGTAGTTAGCTTG
Above is a genomic segment from Mangifera indica cultivar Alphonso chromosome 3, CATAS_Mindica_2.1, whole genome shotgun sequence containing:
- the LOC123210665 gene encoding BAG family molecular chaperone regulator 2-like isoform X1, with the translated sequence MLSFPRKKSSGGTGKVGMNVEEWEIRPGGMLVQKRNLDSNQSVTVPTIKVRVKFGSTYHEVCANSIASFVLYMAGELKKTLAEHTGLHHQDQKLIYKKKVRDSKEYLDVAGVKNGSRMVLVEDIASRERRCLEMIRNANIEKASKLLSQIRLQVDKFAERVTVLEASACRGDRITDKDFDNLIGMLMTELVKLDEISIEGDLKLQKSVQERRVQKYIEILDILKLNNSKLGSKAGKIPPQQKDNIPKPLQKHKVQLKQKNLTEQRPVQQQQPMAYTPSVVVTTKWETFD
- the LOC123210665 gene encoding BAG family molecular chaperone regulator 2-like isoform X2, with product MLSFPRKKSSGGTGKVGMNVEEWEIRPGGMLVQKRNLDSNQSVTVPTIKVRVKFGSTYHEVCANSIASFGELKKTLAEHTGLHHQDQKLIYKKKVRDSKEYLDVAGVKNGSRMVLVEDIASRERRCLEMIRNANIEKASKLLSQIRLQVDKFAERVTVLEASACRGDRITDKDFDNLIGMLMTELVKLDEISIEGDLKLQKSVQERRVQKYIEILDILKLNNSKLGSKAGKIPPQQKDNIPKPLQKHKVQLKQKNLTEQRPVQQQQPMAYTPSVVVTTKWETFD